One window of the Zea mays cultivar B73 chromosome 3, Zm-B73-REFERENCE-NAM-5.0, whole genome shotgun sequence genome contains the following:
- the LOC100282615 gene encoding Dol-P-Man:Man(6)GlcNAc(2)-PP-Dol alpha-1,2-mannosyltransferase has translation MSLSSARQRRATAASPPTDDGYAKDAKDRRRRPGGDGDSEDEGIKWFLPFLALGLLRHMSASSNLIHDCDEVFNYWEPLHFLLYRSGFQTWEYSSDFALRSYLYLFFHALVAGPASLIFGEHKVRVFYSVRIFLGLISTITETVLVVALSRRYGKRLACYVLAMLCLSSGCFFASTSFLPSSFSMYAVTLSSALFLLEKYAGAVSVAAAGVILGWPFSILVFLPVTVYSLIRGSFRRVFLSGFVTSLCFLVLSFVADYYCYGRLTFSVFNLLKYNVIGGGESHLYGTEGFSFYFRNGFNNFNFAFILALLFLGVVPFARKKYAPDLLIVVSPVYIWLAFMSLQAHKEERFLYPIYSLICVAAAAVIDSLPDFFHDKYSSDQSIFEKIAKGLRPLILGFILCASHSRTFSMLNGYGAPLQIYQHLEHHDDTGPGSILCVGSEWHRYPSSFFIPSYISEVRWIDDGFRGLLPFPFNETLGGTTAAPSYFNNKNKAAEGQYLKDIGACNLLVELDLRRPYPSRGSDLSTWEALAALPFLDRELSPALYRSFFIPYRWQQNNVFGLYKLLRRLHPDHA, from the exons ATGTCGCTCTCGTCGGCGCGCCAGCGCCGGGCCACTGCAGCGTCGCCACCGACAGATGATGGGTACGCCAAGGACGCCAAGGACAGGAGGCGGCGGCCCGGCGGAGACGGGGACAGCGAGGACGAGGGTATCAAGTGGTTCCTCCCGTTCCTGGCGCTCGGGCTCCTCCGCCACATGAGCGCGTCCTCCAACCTGATCCACGACTGCGACGAGGTCTTCAACTACTGGGAGCCCCTCCACTTCCTCCTCTACCGCTCCGGCTTCCAGACATGGGAGTACAG TTCCGACTTTGCTCTTCGGTCATATTTGTACCTTTTCTTTCATGCTCTTGTAGCTGGGCCTGCTTCATTGATCTTTGGTGAGCATAAG GTTCGTGTGTTCTACTCAGTGAGAATCTTTCTTGGTCTCATTTCAACTATTACCGAAACTGTTCTGGtggttgctctttcaagaagataTGGGAAGCGGCTTGCTTGTTATGTTCTTGCAATGCTATGCTTATCCAGCGGTTGCTTCTTTGCTAGTACCA GTTTCTTGCCAAGTTCATTCTCCATGTATGCAGTAACACTTTCGTCTGCACTCTTCCTTCTtgagaaatatgctggtgcagtcTCAGTTGCAGCTGCTGGAGTGATCCTTGGTTGGCCTTTCTCAATTTTGGTCTTCCTCCCTGTTACCGTTTATTCTCTAATTAGAGGATCTTTTAGAAGGGTTTTTCTATCTGGATTTGTGACTTCACTGTGCTTTCTT GTTCTTTCGTTTGTTGCTGATTATTACTGCTATGGTCGATTGACATTCTCGGTGTTCAATCTTCTGAAATATAACGTTATTGGTGGCGGCGAAAGTCACTTGTATGGAACCGAGGGGTTTTCATTTTACTTCAGGAATGGATTCAATAATTTCAATTTTGCCTTCATCCTGGCTCTTCTTTTCTTGGGGGTTGTACCATTTGCAAGAAAGAAATATGCTCCTGATCTCCTGATAGTTGTCTCTCCTGTCTATATCTGGTTGGCTTTCATGTCTTTGCAGGCACACAAAGAAGAAAG GTTTCTCTATCCAATTTATTCATTGATATGTGTTGCAGCTGCAGCTGTTATTGACAGTTTACCTGATTTTTTCCATGACAAATATTCATCTGATCAGTCTATTTTTGAAAAG ATAGCGAAGGGTCTGCGTCCTTTGATACTTGGTTTTATTCTGTGTGCTTCCCACAGCCGAACATTTTCCATGTTAAATGGATATGGTGCTCCCCTGCAGATCTATCAGCAtctagaacatcatgatgacactGGACCCG GGTCTATTCTGTGTGTTGGAAGTGAGTGGCATCGCTATCCATCATCGTTCTTCATACCCTCTTATATCAGTGAAGTCCGGTGGATAGATGATGGCTTCCGTGGGTTACTTCCATTTCCCTTCAACGAGACACTGGGTGGGACCACTGCAGCTCCGTCCTACTTCAATAACAAGAACAAGGCGGCTGAAGGGCAATAT CTGAAAGACATTGGAGCATGTAACTTACTGGTGGAACTTGATCTAAGACGGCCTTACCCCTCGCGCGGGAGTGACTTGTCGACATGGGAG GCATTGGCCGCACTGCCGTTCCTGGACAGAGAGCTTTCCCCTGCATTATATCGGTCCTTCTTCATACCATACCGATGGCAACAAAACAATGTGTTCGGCCTGTACAAGCTACTGAGGAGGTTGCATCCTGACCATGCGTAA
- the LOC100192536 gene encoding Syntaxin 43 yields MATRNRTPLYRKYRDALRHVRAPPGAPSSSGGGGGGGGPVIEMASLLRSDRPYAPLSTDDPSASSRGAATVGLPPAWVDVSEEISANMQRARTKMAELAKAHAKALMPSFGDGRDDQRAIEVLTHEVTDLLKRSEKRLQKLSMKDSSEDSNVRKNVQRSLATDLQNLSMEFRKKQSSYLKQLRQQKEGQDGVDLEMNINGAKSTFEDDEFDDVGFTEVQMSKLKKSEAFTREREREIEQVVESVNELAQIMKDLSVLVIDQGTIIDRIDYNIQNVAASVEEGYKQLQKAERTQKKGGMVMCATVLVILIFIMIVLLILKEIIF; encoded by the exons ATGGCGACGCGCAACCGGACGCCGCTCTACCGCAAGTACCGCGACGCGCTGCGGCACGTCCGCGCGCCGCCCGGGGCGCCGTCGTcgtccggcggcggcggcggcgggggaggGCCGGTAATCGAGATGGCCTCACTCCTGCGCTCCGACCGCCCCTACGCgcccctcagcaccgacgaccccTCCGCCTCCAG TAGAGGCGCTGCGACGGTCGGGCTACCCCCAGCCTGGGTGGATGTCTCTGAAGAGATATCCGCAAACATGCAGCGGGCAAGGACGAAAATGGCGGAGCTGGCTAAGGCGCATGCCAAAGCCTTGATGCCGTCCTTTGGTGATGGCAGAGACGACCAACGAGCCATTGAGGTTCTCACGCACGAGGTAACGGACTTGCTAAAGAGGTCGGAGAAGAGGCTGCAGAAGCTGTCCATGAAAGATTCGTCAGAGGACTCAAATGTCCGGAAGAATGTCCAG CGTTCTCTTGCTACAGACCTGCAAAACCTGTCAATGGAGTTCCGGAAAAAGCAGTCGTCGTATCTAAAGCAGCTTCGTCAACAAAAAGAG GGTCAGGACGGTGTTGATTTGGAAATGAATATAAACGGAGCAAAGTCTACATTTGAAGATGATGAGTTTGACGATGTG GGTTTCACTGAGGTTCAGATGTCAAAACTTAAGAAAAGCGAAGCCTTCACTAGAGAAAGGGAGAGAGAAATTGAGCAG GTTGTTGAATCAGTCAACGAACTTGCACAGATCATGAAGGATCTTTCAGTTCTCGTGATTGATCAG GGAACCATCATCGATCGGATAGACTACAACATACAGAATGTTGCAGCTTCAGTTGAGGAGGGTTACAAACAATTGCAAAAG GCTGAGAGGACCCAGAAGAAAGGGGGCATGGTGATGTGTGCCACTGTCCTTGTCATTCTAATCTTCATCATGATAGTCCTTCTGATTTTGAAGGAGATCATTTTCTGA
- the LOC103649603 gene encoding uncharacterized protein produces MDSENEKLRKALATLLRVVQKRSCDIVDVVKSAFQPFNSPFLDELNRALVEIDDLAKDLEDVAVQTQWEVENMAKSEVKEHPQQEEAVEELLIQDDSEDELLIDEESPIKYEDLVGYDDGRDYSTDDTYPY; encoded by the coding sequence ATGGATTCGGAGAACGAAAAGCTCCGTAAAGCACTGGCTACTCTGCTCAGAGTTGTTCAAAAGCGTAGTTGTGACATCGTTGATGTCGTCAAATCAGCCTTCCAGCCTTTCAACTCACCTTTCCTCGACGAATTGAACCGAGCACTAGTTGAGATTGACGACCTCGCCAAGGATCTTGAAGACGTAGCAGTGCAAACTCAGTGGGAGGTAGAAAATATGGCTAAGAGTGAAGTGAAAGAACATCCACAACAAGAGGAAGCAGTAGAGGAGCTTCTCATACAAGATGATTCAGAAGACGAGCTGCTGATAGACGAAGAGTCACCAATTAAGTATGAAGACCTTGTGGGCTACGACGATGGTCGTGACTACTCAACCGACGACACATATCCGTACTAG